The proteins below are encoded in one region of Triticum aestivum cultivar Chinese Spring chromosome 1B, IWGSC CS RefSeq v2.1, whole genome shotgun sequence:
- the LOC123148973 gene encoding probable protein phosphatase 2C 52, giving the protein MVHDGAVKDQQQHQREERSPDTPAPSASAVTDASAAAAVVAEAGAARAGEGEAAVGAGPSKPGSDKRLGVRHPVKYRRFRAKGKAMAEPGATPAHQPLEEELELELEEGEGEVEEEASSPEREVRAGVVEVEVEVEMEVEVSSAAAAAAVGMEVEEGAGMDVSPAAAVAMVDSEHSSEEEEEEEVSSSPVLALPEQARRTQGHAVAAAVPALVVPKDQDLEKEKKEKERQRERDRVDEVGYMSGGCKSDDGSLSCGYSSFRGKRATMEDFFDIKSSKIDDKQINLFGIFDGHGGSRAAEYLKEHLFENLMKHPQFMSDTKLAISETYKKTDSDFLDSEINTHRDDGSTASTAVLLGNHLYVANVGDSRAVISKSGKAIALSDDHKPNRSDERKRIESAGGIVMWAGTWRVGGVLAMSRAFGNRLLKQFVVAEPEIQDQEIDDEMEFLILASDGLWDVVPNEDAVSLVKMEEDPEAAARKLTETAFGRGSGDNITCVVVKFQHSKAAGDQI; this is encoded by the exons ATGGTTCACGATGGCGCCGTGAAGGACCAGCAGCAGCACCAGCGGGAGGAGAGGTCGCCGGATACCCCCGCGCCCTCTGCATCTGCGGTGACGGACgcgtccgcggcggcggcggtggtagcggaggcgggggcggcgagagcgggggagggggaggcggcagTAGGGGCGGGGCCGTCCAAGCCCGGGAGCGACAAGCGGCTGGGCGTGCGGCACCCGGTCAAGTACCGCCGGTTCCGGGCCAAGGGGAAGGCGATGGCGGAGCCCGGGGCCACCCCCGCGCACCAGCCGCTGGAGGAGGAGCTGGAGCTGGAGTTggaggagggcgagggggaggtcgaggaggaggccTCCTCGCCCGAGCGGGAGGTGCGGGCCGGCGTCGTGGAGGTGGAGGTCGAGGTGGAGATGGAGGTGGAGGTGTCctccgcagcagcggcagcagcagtagggatggaggtggaggagggggccggcatGGACGTGTCGCCGGCTGCGGCCGTGGCCATGGTGGACTCGGAgcactcgtccgaggaggaggaggaggaggaggtgtcgtCGTCGCCGGTGCTGGCGCTGCCGGAGCAGGCGAGGAGGACGCAAGGGCATGCTGTGGCCGCTGCCGTGCCCGCCCTGGTCGTGCCCAAGGACCAGGAcctggagaaggagaagaaggagaaggagaggcagAGGGAGAGGGACAGGGTCGACGAGGTCGGCTACATGAGCGGCGGCTGCAAGAG TGATGATGGAAGTTTGAGTTGTGGATATTCAAGTTTTAGAGGAAAAAGGGCAACCATGGAAGACTTCTTTGACATAAAATCATCTAAAATTGATGATAAACAAATAAATCTCTTTGGAATATTTGATG GTCATGGGGGTTCACGTGCTGCTGAGTATTTGAAGGAGCACTTGTTTGAGAACCTCATGAAACACCCACAATTCATGTCAGATACAAAATTAGCAATAA GTGAAACATATAAAAAAACTGATTCAGATTTCTTGGATTCTGAAATCAACACTCACAGAGATGATGGGTCAACTGCATCGACAGCAGTTCTGCTTGGAAATCATCTTTACGTGGCTAACGTAGGTGACTCTCGGGCTGTAATATCAAAGTCGGGCAAAG CTATTGCACTCTCTGATGATCACAAGCCGAACAGAAGTGATGAGAGGAAACGAATTGAGAGTGCTGGTGGGATTGTTATGTGGGCTG GAACTTGGAGGGTTGGTGGTGTACTTGCAATGTCTCGGGCGTTTGGCAACCGCTTGTTGAAGCAATTTGTTGTCGCGGAACCAGAGATTCAG GATCAAGAAATAGATGATGAAATGGAGTTTCTGATTTTGGCTAGTGATGGGCTGTGGGATGTGGTTCCAAATGAG GACGCCGTCTCGCTcgtgaagatggaggaggaccccgAGGCGGCGGCCAGGAAGCTGACGGAGACCGCGTTCGGCCGTGGGAGCGGCGACAACATCACCTGCGTCGTCGTCAAGTTCCAGCACAGCAAGGCGGCGGGCGATCAAATCTGA